The Pseudomonas berkeleyensis genome includes a region encoding these proteins:
- a CDS encoding sodium:solute symporter family protein, with protein sequence MSQFAINILFVGASFALYIAIALWARAGSTKEFYVAGGGVGPIPNGMATAADWMSAASFISMAGLISVGYVNSSFLMGWTGGYVLLAMLLAPYLRKFGKFTVPDFVGDRFYSKGARLTAVIALLLTSITYVIGQMSGAGVAFARFLEVSNSTGIWIASAVVFIYAVIGGMKGITYTQVAQYVVLIVAYTIPAVFISLQLTGNPLPQLGMFGTHTESGMPLLSKLNEVVRELGFQDYTADVSNKFNMVLFTLSLMIGTAGLPHVIIRFFTVPKVSDARSSAGWALVFIALLYTTAPAVASMARLNLITTVYPNGVEQPSLEYAERPEWVKNWENTGLIKFEDKNNDGRIQMYNPTADFSERGWNGNELEVNSDILVLANPEIANLPGWVIGLIAAGAIAAALSTAAGLLLAISSAVSHDLIKTIINPKISEKSEMLAARISMAVAILVATYLGLNPPGFAAQVVALAFGIAASSIFPVLMMGIFSKRINSAGAVSGMVAGLLFTVVYIFIYLGWFFIPGTNTLPNTPDNWLLGISPLSIGSVGALINFAVAFAVSRVTAPPPQEVQDLVESVRYPKGAGGAISH encoded by the coding sequence ATGAGTCAATTCGCAATCAACATCCTCTTCGTGGGGGCGTCGTTCGCCCTCTACATCGCCATTGCGCTCTGGGCACGAGCCGGCTCAACCAAGGAATTCTATGTCGCTGGCGGCGGCGTAGGCCCCATTCCCAACGGCATGGCGACCGCCGCCGACTGGATGTCGGCGGCTTCCTTCATTTCCATGGCGGGTCTGATTTCCGTCGGTTACGTCAACTCGTCCTTCCTGATGGGCTGGACCGGCGGCTATGTGCTGCTGGCCATGCTGCTGGCGCCTTATCTGCGCAAGTTCGGCAAGTTCACCGTGCCGGATTTCGTGGGTGATCGCTTCTACAGCAAGGGAGCACGCCTTACCGCCGTCATCGCTCTGCTGCTCACCTCGATCACCTACGTGATCGGCCAGATGAGCGGTGCGGGTGTGGCGTTCGCGCGTTTTCTGGAAGTCAGCAACTCCACCGGTATCTGGATCGCTTCGGCGGTGGTCTTCATCTACGCCGTCATCGGTGGCATGAAAGGCATCACTTACACCCAGGTGGCCCAGTACGTCGTGCTCATCGTCGCCTACACCATTCCGGCGGTGTTCATTTCGCTGCAATTGACTGGTAACCCGCTGCCACAGCTGGGCATGTTCGGCACCCATACCGAATCCGGTATGCCGCTGCTGAGCAAGCTCAACGAAGTGGTGCGTGAGCTGGGCTTCCAGGACTACACCGCGGATGTCTCCAACAAGTTCAACATGGTGCTGTTCACCCTGTCGCTGATGATCGGTACGGCTGGTTTGCCGCACGTGATCATTCGCTTCTTCACCGTACCGAAGGTTTCCGATGCACGCTCGTCCGCTGGCTGGGCACTGGTGTTCATCGCCCTGCTGTACACCACTGCACCGGCGGTCGCGTCCATGGCGCGTCTGAACCTGATCACCACCGTTTATCCCAATGGTGTGGAGCAGCCGTCGCTGGAGTACGCCGAGCGTCCGGAGTGGGTGAAGAACTGGGAAAACACCGGCCTGATCAAGTTCGAGGACAAGAACAACGACGGTCGCATCCAGATGTACAACCCGACTGCCGACTTCTCTGAGCGCGGCTGGAATGGCAACGAGTTGGAAGTGAACTCCGACATTCTGGTTCTGGCCAATCCGGAAATCGCCAACCTGCCAGGTTGGGTGATTGGTCTGATCGCGGCGGGCGCCATCGCGGCGGCGCTGTCGACGGCGGCGGGGCTGTTGCTGGCGATCTCCTCGGCGGTCAGTCATGACCTGATCAAGACGATCATCAATCCGAAGATCAGTGAAAAATCGGAAATGCTCGCGGCGCGTATCTCCATGGCCGTGGCGATTCTGGTGGCGACCTACCTTGGGCTCAATCCACCAGGCTTCGCCGCGCAGGTGGTGGCGCTGGCCTTCGGTATTGCCGCGTCGTCGATCTTCCCGGTGTTGATGATGGGGATTTTCTCCAAGCGTATTAACAGCGCTGGCGCGGTTTCGGGTATGGTTGCCGGCCTGTTGTTCACGGTGGTGTATATCTTCATCTACCTGGGCTGGTTCTTCATTCCGGGCACCAATACTCTGCCGAACACGCCTGACAACTGGTTGCTGGGGATCTCCCCGCTGTCCATTGGTAGCGTGGGTGCGCTGATCAACTTCGCGGTGGCATTCGCCGTTTCCCGCGTAACGGCGCCACCACCTCAGGAAGTCCAGGATCTGGTGGAAAGCGTCCGCTATCCGAAGGGTGCTGGCGGTGCCATCAGCCACTGA
- a CDS encoding HAD family hydrolase, with the protein MALAIFDLDDTLIHGDCSTLWSLEMVKLGWADGESFLAHEQELMRQYAAGTLAMEDYMTFTLSPLVGRTPEEIAHVVEPFVEDVIEPVLYSDASRALAAHRAAGDRLLVISASAHFLVSAIAERFGIDEVLAIDLEQQHGFYTGRTEGVLTYREGKVIRLESWMIEQNETLAGSCFYSDSRNDLPLLQVVDNPLTVNPDPTLRAHAEQAGWPILTWR; encoded by the coding sequence ATGGCCCTGGCGATTTTCGATCTCGACGACACCCTGATCCATGGCGACTGCTCCACCCTGTGGTCGCTGGAAATGGTCAAGCTCGGCTGGGCCGACGGCGAATCCTTCCTCGCCCATGAACAGGAGCTGATGCGCCAGTACGCCGCCGGCACCCTGGCCATGGAGGACTACATGACCTTCACCCTGTCGCCGCTGGTCGGCCGCACGCCCGAGGAGATCGCTCACGTGGTCGAGCCCTTCGTCGAGGATGTGATCGAACCGGTTCTCTACAGCGATGCCAGCCGCGCCCTCGCCGCGCACCGCGCTGCAGGCGACCGCCTGCTGGTGATCTCGGCTTCGGCGCATTTCCTGGTCAGCGCGATTGCCGAGCGCTTCGGTATCGACGAGGTATTGGCCATCGACCTGGAGCAGCAGCACGGCTTCTACACGGGACGCACCGAAGGCGTGCTGACCTATCGTGAAGGCAAGGTGATCCGCCTGGAAAGCTGGATGATCGAGCAGAACGAGACGCTCGCCGGCTCCTGCTTCTATTCCGACTCACGCAACGATCTGCCGTTGCTGCAGGTGGTGGACAACCCCCTCACCGTCAACCCGGATCCGACCCTGCGTGCGCACGCCGAACAAGCCGGCTGGCCGATCCTCACGTGGCGCTAG
- a CDS encoding ABC transporter ATP-binding protein, translating to MSFLHIHNLHKSYGPTQVFTDINIEIGQGQFITLLGPSGCGKSTLLRCIAGLTAVDGGQILLDGQDLVPMPPQKRGIGMVFQSYALFPNMTVAQNVAFGLRMQKVPTAEANQRVAEALELVELNDYAGRYPHQLSGGQCQRVALARSLVTRPRLLLLDEPLSALDARIRKHLREQIRAIQRELGLTTIFVTHDQEEALVLSDRIVLMNDGQIVQSGDAETLYTAPADAFAAGFIGNYNLLDADAASRLLLRPVNSSVAIRPEAIQIGGLGIEGTILSHSLLGNVVRYRVEARGVELLVDVLNRSAADLHREGQSVSLAIGADAIREVA from the coding sequence ATGAGTTTTCTGCATATCCACAACCTGCATAAAAGCTACGGCCCGACACAGGTCTTCACCGACATCAATATCGAGATCGGCCAGGGCCAGTTCATCACCCTGCTCGGTCCGTCCGGCTGCGGCAAGTCCACCCTGCTGCGCTGCATCGCCGGCCTGACGGCGGTCGACGGCGGACAGATCCTGCTCGATGGCCAGGATCTGGTGCCCATGCCACCACAGAAGCGCGGCATCGGCATGGTGTTCCAGAGCTATGCGCTGTTCCCCAACATGACCGTGGCGCAGAACGTCGCCTTCGGCCTGCGCATGCAGAAAGTACCGACGGCCGAAGCCAACCAGCGCGTCGCCGAGGCGCTGGAACTGGTGGAGCTGAACGACTACGCCGGACGCTACCCGCACCAGCTCTCCGGTGGCCAGTGCCAGCGCGTGGCCCTGGCCCGCTCGCTGGTCACCCGCCCGCGCCTGCTGCTGCTCGACGAGCCGCTGTCGGCACTGGATGCGCGCATCCGCAAGCACCTGCGTGAACAGATTCGCGCCATTCAGCGCGAGCTGGGCCTGACCACCATCTTCGTCACCCACGATCAGGAAGAGGCGCTGGTGCTGTCCGACCGCATCGTGCTGATGAACGACGGCCAGATCGTCCAGAGCGGCGACGCCGAAACGCTGTACACCGCGCCGGCCGATGCCTTCGCCGCCGGCTTCATCGGCAACTACAACCTGCTCGACGCCGATGCTGCCAGCCGCCTGCTGCTGCGCCCGGTGAACAGCAGCGTGGCGATTCGCCCGGAAGCCATCCAGATTGGCGGGCTCGGTATCGAAGGCACCATTCTCAGCCACAGCCTGCTGGGCAACGTCGTGCGCTACCGGGTCGAGGCCCGAGGCGTGGAACTGCTGGTGGACGTGCTCAACCGCTCCGCCGCTGACTTGCACCGTGAGGGCCAGAGCGTCAGCCTGGCGATTGGCGCCGATGCAATCCGGGAGGTGGCGTAA
- a CDS encoding ABC transporter permease translates to MSPAEKRSPLFHQLVVYLLFLILLLPLLGTLVYSLSTSWSATILPSGFTFKWYVALWSDARFLAAFGRSLLVCFGALALALLLILPLLFVVNYHFPKLDGVMNVLILLPFAIPPVVSSVGLMQLFAAGPLPILGTPWILIGCYFTIALPFMYRAITNNLQAINLRDLMDAAHLLGASTWRAAFMVVLPNLRKGLMVSVFLSFSFLFGEFVFANLLVGSRYETLQVYLYNMRNDSGHFTSALVISYFMFVLLMTWAANRLNKDNS, encoded by the coding sequence ATGTCGCCCGCTGAAAAACGCTCGCCGCTGTTCCACCAACTGGTGGTCTACCTGTTATTCCTGATCCTGCTGCTGCCGCTGCTCGGCACCCTGGTGTACTCACTGTCCACCAGTTGGTCGGCGACCATCCTGCCCAGCGGTTTCACCTTCAAGTGGTACGTGGCGCTGTGGAGCGATGCACGTTTTCTCGCCGCCTTCGGCCGCTCGCTGCTGGTGTGCTTCGGCGCCCTGGCACTGGCGCTGCTGCTGATCCTGCCGCTGCTGTTCGTGGTCAACTACCACTTCCCCAAGCTCGACGGCGTAATGAACGTGCTGATCCTGCTGCCGTTCGCCATTCCGCCAGTGGTGTCTTCGGTGGGCCTGATGCAGTTGTTCGCGGCAGGCCCGCTGCCGATTCTCGGTACGCCATGGATACTGATCGGCTGCTACTTCACCATCGCCCTGCCCTTCATGTACCGCGCCATCACCAACAACCTGCAGGCGATCAACCTGCGCGACCTGATGGACGCCGCCCACCTGCTCGGCGCCAGCACCTGGCGAGCGGCCTTCATGGTGGTGCTACCGAACCTGCGCAAGGGTTTGATGGTTTCGGTGTTCCTGTCCTTCAGCTTCCTGTTCGGCGAATTCGTCTTCGCCAACCTGCTGGTGGGCAGCCGCTACGAGACGCTGCAGGTATACCTGTACAACATGCGTAACGACAGCGGCCATTTCACCAGCGCCCTGGTGATCTCCTATTTCATGTTCGTGCTGCTGATGACCTGGGCAGCCAATCGTCTGAACAAGGACAACTCATGA
- a CDS encoding ABC transporter permease: MKSSISSKGWALLCLVPFALFFIAFQIAPLAWVASNSLNTPQGWGLGNFQQAFSSPFYRQAMRHSLEVAFWSSLFGIVIAIIGSYSLRQVSSRLRDFVMAFSNMTSNFSGVPLAFAFIILLGFNGALTILLKQMGVIEDFNLYSKTGLIVLYTYFQIPLGVLLLYPAFDALREDWRESAELLGASNWQFWRHIGLPVITPALLGTFVILLANALGAYATVYALTTGNFNILPIRIAAMVSGDIFLDPNMASALAMVLVGLMTLITIVHQWLLRRSYHVAR; the protein is encoded by the coding sequence ATGAAGTCGTCCATATCCAGCAAAGGCTGGGCACTGCTGTGCCTGGTGCCCTTCGCCCTGTTCTTCATCGCCTTCCAGATCGCCCCGCTGGCCTGGGTCGCAAGCAACAGCCTGAATACGCCACAAGGCTGGGGCCTGGGCAATTTCCAGCAGGCCTTTTCCTCGCCGTTCTATCGCCAGGCCATGCGCCACAGCCTGGAGGTCGCCTTCTGGTCGAGCCTGTTCGGCATCGTCATCGCCATCATCGGCAGCTACTCGCTGCGCCAGGTCAGCAGCCGTCTGCGCGACTTCGTCATGGCTTTCTCCAACATGACCAGCAACTTCTCCGGCGTGCCGCTGGCCTTCGCCTTCATCATCCTGCTCGGTTTCAACGGCGCACTGACCATCCTGCTCAAGCAGATGGGCGTGATCGAGGACTTCAACCTCTACTCCAAGACCGGCCTGATCGTGCTCTACACCTACTTCCAGATTCCGCTCGGCGTGCTGCTGCTCTACCCGGCCTTCGACGCCCTGCGTGAAGACTGGCGCGAGTCGGCCGAGCTGCTCGGCGCCAGCAACTGGCAGTTCTGGCGCCACATCGGCCTGCCGGTGATTACCCCGGCGCTGCTCGGCACCTTCGTTATCCTGCTGGCCAACGCCCTGGGCGCCTACGCCACGGTGTACGCGCTGACCACCGGCAACTTCAACATCCTGCCGATCCGTATCGCGGCGATGGTTTCCGGCGACATCTTCCTCGATCCGAACATGGCCAGCGCACTGGCCATGGTGCTGGTCGGCCTGATGACCCTGATCACCATCGTCCACCAATGGCTGCTGCGCCGGAGCTACCATGTCGCCCGCTGA
- a CDS encoding alkaline phosphatase family protein codes for MKHNVILVVLDGLSYQVAQHALGHLLAYCQAGRATLYKLDCALPALSRPLYECILTGVAPIDSGIVHNDVVRLSNQRSIFHYARDAGLTTAAAAYHWVSELYNRAPFQAARDRHTRDESLPIQHGHFYYADHYPDSHLFADADSLRQRHQPNLLLVHPMNIDDAGHKHGLDSPQYRNAARMADVLLAEYIQTWLDAGYQILVTADHGMNADRSHNGLLPEEREVPLIVLGSAFSLDPAARPQQTELCGTICQLLGAAHDKPWCRELLA; via the coding sequence ATGAAGCACAACGTCATCCTAGTGGTGCTGGATGGCCTGAGTTATCAGGTGGCCCAGCATGCGCTGGGCCACCTGCTGGCTTACTGCCAGGCCGGACGCGCCACGCTGTACAAGCTCGACTGCGCGCTGCCGGCGTTGTCCCGCCCGCTCTATGAGTGCATCCTCACCGGTGTCGCGCCCATCGACAGCGGTATCGTGCACAACGATGTGGTACGCCTGTCGAACCAGCGCAGCATCTTTCACTACGCCCGCGACGCCGGCCTGACTACCGCCGCTGCGGCCTATCACTGGGTCAGCGAGCTGTACAACCGCGCACCTTTCCAGGCCGCCCGTGACCGCCACACCCGCGACGAATCGCTGCCGATACAGCACGGTCACTTCTATTACGCCGACCACTACCCGGACTCGCACCTGTTCGCCGATGCCGACAGCCTGCGTCAGCGCCATCAGCCCAACCTGCTGCTGGTGCACCCGATGAACATCGACGATGCCGGCCACAAGCACGGCCTCGACAGCCCGCAATACCGCAATGCTGCGCGCATGGCCGACGTGCTGCTGGCCGAATACATCCAGACCTGGCTCGACGCTGGTTACCAGATCCTGGTGACCGCCGACCATGGCATGAACGCCGACCGCAGCCACAACGGCCTGCTGCCGGAAGAGCGCGAAGTACCGCTGATCGTCCTCGGCAGTGCCTTCAGCCTCGACCCGGCAGCCCGCCCGCAACAGACAGAGTTGTGCGGCACCATCTGCCAGTTGCTCGGCGCAGCCCACGACAAACCCTGGTGCAGGGAGCTACTCGCATGA
- a CDS encoding ABC transporter substrate-binding protein, with protein MKQLLLASLMGSAIALATSAMAESTDLQALEQAARAEGAVNSVGMPDSWANWKDTWADLAKIYGLKHQDTDMSSAQEIAKFAAEKDNATADIGDVGAAFGPIAVQQGVTQPYKPSTWEQIPDWAKDKDGHWMLAYTGSIAFIVNKQLVKDIPRSWADLKTGTYKVSAGDVSTAAQAVNGVLAAAIAMGGNESNVQPALDFYGELAKQRRLSLANPTIQTLEKGEVEVGIVWDFNGLSYRDQIDPERFEVLIPSDGSVISGYSTIINKWAKNPNAAKLTREYILSDAGQINLAKGNARPIRAEHIDLPAEVQAKLLPQEQYAKVQPIKDAAAWENTSKMLPRLWQEHVILHMN; from the coding sequence ATGAAACAACTGCTGCTGGCTTCACTGATGGGCTCGGCCATCGCTCTGGCGACTTCCGCCATGGCCGAAAGCACTGACCTGCAGGCACTGGAACAGGCCGCACGCGCAGAAGGCGCGGTGAACAGCGTGGGTATGCCCGACAGCTGGGCCAACTGGAAAGACACCTGGGCCGACCTGGCCAAAATCTACGGCCTCAAGCACCAGGACACTGACATGAGCTCGGCGCAGGAAATCGCCAAGTTCGCTGCCGAGAAGGACAACGCCACCGCCGATATCGGTGACGTCGGCGCGGCCTTCGGCCCCATCGCCGTGCAGCAGGGCGTGACCCAGCCGTACAAGCCGAGCACCTGGGAACAGATTCCGGACTGGGCCAAGGACAAGGACGGCCACTGGATGCTGGCCTACACCGGCTCCATTGCCTTCATCGTCAACAAGCAACTGGTCAAGGACATTCCGCGCTCCTGGGCCGACCTCAAGACCGGCACCTACAAGGTTTCCGCCGGTGACGTGAGCACCGCCGCGCAAGCCGTGAACGGCGTCCTGGCTGCCGCCATCGCCATGGGCGGCAACGAGAGCAACGTGCAGCCGGCGCTGGATTTCTACGGTGAGCTGGCCAAGCAGCGTCGCCTGTCGCTGGCCAACCCGACCATCCAGACGCTGGAAAAGGGTGAAGTGGAAGTCGGCATCGTCTGGGACTTCAACGGCCTGTCCTACCGCGACCAGATCGACCCCGAGCGTTTCGAGGTGCTGATCCCCTCCGACGGTTCGGTGATCTCCGGCTACAGCACCATCATCAACAAATGGGCGAAGAATCCCAACGCCGCCAAGCTGACCCGCGAGTACATCCTCAGCGATGCCGGGCAGATCAACCTGGCCAAGGGCAACGCCCGTCCGATCCGCGCCGAGCATATCGACCTGCCGGCCGAGGTACAGGCCAAGCTGCTGCCGCAGGAGCAATACGCCAAGGTGCAGCCGATCAAGGATGCCGCGGCCTGGGAGAACACCTCCAAGATGCTGCCGCGCCTGTGGCAGGAACACGTGATTCTGCACATGAACTAA
- a CDS encoding UTRA domain-containing protein, whose translation MREEAPRAVTLICRALQEQIDRGLLPAGSKLPAERKLSELFDTTRITLREALGQLEAQGLVYREERRGWFVSPARVAYNPLVRTHFHAMVAEQGRVPATEVLSARLMPASAQICQVLELPALSSVYQVCRARRIDGRLVLYVEHYLNPAYFPGILDFDLTRSLTDLYANEYGIHYGRVRFDMVPTALHAEAASCLRVAPGSPALRIIRVNRDQHGRIIDCDLEFWRHDAIHVSVEVPE comes from the coding sequence ATGCGCGAAGAAGCGCCGCGGGCCGTCACCCTCATTTGTCGCGCCTTGCAGGAGCAGATCGATCGGGGCCTGTTGCCCGCTGGCAGCAAGTTGCCGGCCGAGCGCAAGCTCAGCGAGCTGTTCGATACCACGCGTATCACCCTGCGCGAAGCGCTTGGCCAGTTGGAGGCGCAGGGGCTGGTCTACCGCGAGGAGCGCCGCGGCTGGTTCGTCTCGCCGGCGCGGGTAGCGTACAACCCCCTGGTGCGCACGCATTTCCATGCCATGGTCGCCGAGCAGGGACGTGTGCCTGCCACAGAAGTCCTGAGTGCGCGGCTGATGCCGGCCAGCGCACAGATCTGCCAGGTGTTGGAGCTGCCGGCGTTATCCAGCGTTTATCAGGTGTGCCGGGCACGGCGTATCGATGGGCGTTTGGTGCTGTATGTCGAGCACTACCTCAATCCGGCCTATTTTCCCGGCATTCTCGACTTCGACCTTACCCGTTCGCTGACCGATCTCTATGCCAACGAATACGGCATTCATTATGGTCGCGTGCGCTTCGACATGGTGCCCACCGCGCTGCATGCCGAGGCGGCGAGCTGTCTGCGTGTGGCGCCGGGCAGCCCGGCGCTGCGCATCATCCGGGTCAACCGTGACCAGCACGGGCGCATCATCGATTGCGACCTGGAGTTCTGGCGACACGATGCGATTCACGTCAGCGTCGAAGTGCCCGAGTAG
- a CDS encoding YciI family protein produces the protein MKYLCLVYANEQELHSSPDSPHDSECHAYAQRVQESGRMLAAEALQSVQTATTVRMRGGKLAITDGPFAETKEQLAGFYLIEARDLNEAIQLAGHIPAARVGCVEVRPVRQLDIDPAARH, from the coding sequence ATGAAATACCTCTGCCTCGTTTACGCCAATGAGCAGGAGCTGCACAGCTCCCCGGACAGCCCCCATGACAGTGAATGCCACGCCTATGCCCAGCGTGTGCAGGAGAGTGGGCGCATGCTCGCCGCTGAGGCGCTGCAGTCGGTGCAGACCGCGACCACCGTGCGCATGCGCGGCGGCAAGCTGGCCATCACCGATGGTCCGTTCGCCGAAACCAAGGAGCAGCTCGCCGGCTTCTATCTGATCGAGGCGCGCGATCTCAACGAGGCCATCCAGCTTGCCGGGCACATTCCCGCTGCACGCGTTGGTTGCGTTGAAGTGCGTCCGGTTCGCCAGCTGGATATCGACCCGGCCGCTCGCCACTGA
- a CDS encoding YybH family protein, with the protein MSQHQLQDALNSWAEACRSKDVARIMSHYVEDVVAYDAVGPLRFQGRPTYQAHWQACMEMCSGPGMFDPHAPTFTAEADLGVTHYLLHCGGTNEKGEMDSCWMRVTQCLRRQGGRWLIFHEHFSAPCDMESGKALFDLQP; encoded by the coding sequence ATGAGTCAGCATCAACTGCAAGACGCCCTGAACAGCTGGGCCGAAGCCTGCCGCAGCAAGGATGTGGCGCGCATCATGAGCCACTACGTCGAGGATGTGGTGGCCTACGACGCCGTCGGCCCATTGCGTTTCCAGGGACGCCCGACGTACCAGGCGCACTGGCAGGCTTGCATGGAAATGTGCAGCGGCCCCGGCATGTTCGACCCGCATGCGCCAACCTTCACCGCCGAGGCTGACCTGGGCGTGACGCATTACCTGCTGCACTGCGGCGGCACCAACGAGAAAGGTGAGATGGACAGCTGCTGGATGCGTGTGACGCAGTGCCTGCGTCGTCAGGGTGGCCGCTGGCTGATCTTCCACGAGCATTTCTCGGCGCCCTGCGACATGGAAAGTGGCAAGGCGCTGTTCGATCTGCAGCCCTGA
- a CDS encoding tetratricopeptide repeat protein — MPSSISLLHATTALLAFALLAGCAGREPDSSTPAKQPQIEQPVTLDEQDQLRQQAQRGDLESQFQLGSSYFVGQPEKNLKQAEYWWKQAADKGHAMAAVSLAYLYTGRDAPEFANQRDMLRYLNQSAAAGNPMAQHILGNLYRRGEGGVARDPDQAQRLYQSACKQNYEPSCSALNP; from the coding sequence ATGCCCAGTTCGATCAGCCTGCTTCACGCCACGACCGCCCTTCTCGCCTTCGCACTGCTGGCCGGTTGCGCCGGGCGCGAGCCAGACTCCAGCACGCCGGCGAAGCAACCGCAGATCGAACAGCCGGTCACCCTCGACGAGCAGGATCAGCTGCGTCAGCAGGCGCAACGTGGCGACCTGGAGAGCCAGTTCCAACTTGGCAGCAGCTATTTCGTCGGCCAACCGGAAAAGAATCTCAAGCAGGCCGAGTACTGGTGGAAGCAGGCAGCCGACAAGGGCCACGCCATGGCCGCAGTGAGCCTGGCCTATCTCTACACCGGGCGTGACGCCCCCGAGTTCGCCAACCAGCGCGACATGCTGCGTTATCTCAACCAGTCAGCGGCGGCCGGCAACCCGATGGCCCAGCACATTCTCGGCAACCTCTACCGTCGCGGCGAAGGCGGCGTAGCACGCGATCCGGATCAGGCCCAGCGCCTGTACCAGAGCGCCTGCAAACAAAACTACGAGCCCTCTTGCTCGGCCCTGAACCCGTAA
- a CDS encoding M14 family metallopeptidase: MKTSADFDSGNIQVIDASNPQQVVLAMRPDINSHHFQWFHFKVDGLVPGQRHAFVLSNAGQSAYNRAWDGYQAVASYDQHDWFRVPTRYADGQLHVELQAEHEQVWFAYFEPYPRARHERLVANALERGAELVACGRSLEGRDIQLLRIAGQAAAPRKLWIIAQQHPGEHMAEWFMEGLIERLQDSQDAEIAALLDEAELYLVPNMNPDGAYRGHLRTNYAGQDLNRAWQSASSERSPEVLFVLQHMQRIGVDLFLDIHGDEEIPHVFTAGCEGNPGYTPRLAELEADFRSRLVGIDAEFQTRFGYPRDEPGQANLTLACNAVGQAFDCLSFTIEMPFKDHDDNPQPRTGWNGARSKKLGQDVLSVLAQMVGRLR; this comes from the coding sequence ATGAAAACCAGCGCGGATTTCGACAGCGGCAATATCCAGGTCATCGACGCCAGCAACCCGCAGCAGGTCGTGCTGGCCATGCGGCCGGATATCAACAGCCATCATTTTCAGTGGTTTCATTTCAAGGTGGACGGATTGGTGCCAGGGCAGCGGCATGCCTTCGTGCTGAGCAATGCCGGGCAGTCCGCCTATAACCGTGCCTGGGATGGCTACCAGGCCGTGGCCAGTTACGATCAACACGACTGGTTCCGCGTGCCGACCCGCTATGCGGACGGTCAGTTGCACGTTGAGCTGCAGGCCGAGCACGAGCAGGTCTGGTTCGCCTATTTCGAGCCCTATCCACGGGCACGCCATGAGCGCCTGGTCGCCAACGCGCTGGAGCGTGGCGCCGAGCTGGTCGCCTGCGGCCGAAGCCTGGAAGGGCGCGATATCCAGCTGCTACGCATCGCTGGGCAAGCGGCCGCACCGCGCAAGCTATGGATCATTGCCCAGCAACACCCCGGTGAGCACATGGCCGAGTGGTTCATGGAGGGGCTGATCGAGCGGCTGCAGGATTCGCAGGACGCCGAGATTGCTGCGCTGCTGGACGAGGCCGAGTTGTATCTGGTGCCGAACATGAACCCGGATGGCGCCTATCGCGGTCATCTGCGTACCAACTATGCGGGGCAGGATCTCAATCGGGCCTGGCAATCGGCCAGTTCCGAGCGCAGCCCGGAAGTCCTGTTCGTGCTGCAGCATATGCAACGCATCGGCGTCGATCTGTTTCTCGATATCCATGGCGATGAGGAAATTCCTCATGTGTTCACCGCAGGCTGCGAAGGCAACCCAGGCTATACACCGCGTTTGGCCGAGCTGGAGGCGGATTTCCGCAGTCGCCTGGTTGGCATCGACGCCGAATTTCAAACCCGTTTCGGCTACCCGCGTGACGAGCCGGGCCAGGCCAACCTGACCCTGGCCTGTAACGCCGTGGGGCAGGCCTTCGATTGCCTGTCGTTCACCATCGAGATGCCGTTCAAGGATCACGACGACAACCCGCAGCCGCGCACCGGCTGGAATGGCGCGCGCTCGAAGAAGCTCGGGCAGGATGTGTTGAGCGTGCTGGCGCAGATGGTGGGGCGTTTACGCTGA